A genomic segment from Desulfonatronum lacustre DSM 10312 encodes:
- a CDS encoding glycosyltransferase — translation MKKILVITMLYPSRESPHFGVFIKREVESMAGLYSQKVIVPIPWRFSHGRDSALPGDRHDRDARNGIEVIYKKYFPLPGAVFLPAKGVWFYLFLVGLIRKIQVDFDFDLIHAHNAYPEGYCGLLIKNEFKKPLIVSCRGNDLNKLPESFVLRPMIRRVLNNADAVITVSKSLARRAVELGTDPDKISLMPKGVDMDVFKPMSKTKARKKLDLPMDKTIVLSVGWLITRKNPFSFTKVLQDCTAAEREKLLFVWVGEGPRRTELEREIKANNLEKHVKLAGRRDPAEIAIWMNAADIFMLVSFSEGMPNVLYEAMACGVPVVASNVDGASEVVNHWENGFLVSPYDYKKMYEYILLLKNDPGLRKNIGSNALRYMKDNNLYWEKNANWLRNKYELIISSDASEANRNE, via the coding sequence ATGAAGAAAATACTTGTGATTACAATGCTGTACCCCAGTCGGGAGAGCCCTCATTTTGGCGTGTTCATCAAAAGAGAGGTCGAGTCGATGGCTGGGCTGTATTCGCAGAAAGTAATCGTGCCCATTCCCTGGCGTTTCTCCCATGGCAGGGACTCAGCATTGCCGGGAGATCGGCATGATCGTGATGCACGAAATGGCATCGAAGTCATTTACAAAAAATACTTTCCACTTCCCGGCGCTGTATTTTTACCGGCAAAAGGAGTCTGGTTCTATCTGTTCCTCGTGGGTCTGATCAGGAAAATCCAGGTTGATTTTGATTTTGATCTCATCCATGCGCACAATGCCTACCCAGAAGGATATTGCGGGTTACTCATCAAAAATGAATTCAAGAAACCGCTGATTGTTTCCTGTCGGGGTAATGATCTGAACAAGCTGCCCGAGTCGTTTGTTCTGCGGCCGATGATCAGGCGTGTCCTGAACAATGCCGATGCCGTCATCACTGTGTCCAAAAGCCTTGCCCGGAGAGCCGTCGAACTGGGGACGGATCCGGATAAAATATCTCTGATGCCCAAGGGAGTAGACATGGACGTATTCAAGCCCATGTCCAAGACGAAGGCACGAAAAAAACTCGATCTCCCCATGGACAAAACGATAGTCCTGTCGGTTGGTTGGTTGATCACCAGGAAAAATCCATTTTCATTTACCAAGGTCCTCCAGGACTGCACCGCCGCGGAGCGTGAAAAACTACTCTTCGTATGGGTTGGTGAAGGTCCAAGGCGAACTGAGTTGGAGCGAGAGATCAAGGCCAACAATCTTGAGAAGCACGTCAAACTGGCGGGAAGAAGGGATCCGGCTGAAATAGCAATCTGGATGAACGCCGCGGACATATTTATGCTGGTCAGTTTTTCTGAGGGCATGCCGAATGTCTTGTATGAAGCCATGGCTTGTGGAGTGCCAGTCGTCGCGTCGAATGTTGATGGTGCCTCAGAGGTTGTCAATCATTGGGAAAATGGATTTTTGGTCTCACCATATGATTACAAAAAGATGTATGAATACATATTGTTGCTCAAAAATGATCCGGGATTGCGAAAGAATATTGGATCTAATGCTCTGCGATACATGAAAGATAATAATTTGTATTGGGAGAAAAATGCAAATTGGCTTCGAAATAAATATGAATTAATTATTAGTAGTGATGCTAGCGAGGCTAATAGAAATGAATAG
- a CDS encoding 7-cyano-7-deazaguanine synthase: MKNIIILWTGGFDSTYQLLQLLTVDKVNVSPIYIIDEERRSTCAEMISMKRIISKLTKKFPYVIDLLSPIQYFSMAGIVSNNIISDAFKRIRMKSFIGGQYEWLARFCDQNNMTDMQLCIHKDDKAHDVLVDVVIADPLKSCRVSKSFSDTDEYTLFKYYTFPVFSLTKIEMMALAKEQHVEEIMNMTWFCHSPHKNMIPCGTCNPCIYTMEEGLAHRLPYASRIKSYITKYVARPTKSAARRIIARLA; encoded by the coding sequence ATGAAGAATATCATTATACTCTGGACAGGTGGCTTTGATTCAACATATCAGTTGCTGCAGTTGTTGACTGTTGATAAAGTTAACGTGTCGCCAATTTATATTATTGATGAAGAGCGTCGATCAACATGTGCGGAAATGATATCGATGAAGAGAATCATATCGAAATTAACAAAAAAATTTCCATATGTTATTGATCTTTTGTCACCTATACAATACTTTTCTATGGCAGGTATTGTTTCGAACAATATTATATCCGATGCTTTTAAAAGAATCAGAATGAAATCATTTATTGGTGGGCAATATGAGTGGTTGGCCCGTTTCTGTGATCAAAACAATATGACTGATATGCAGTTATGCATTCACAAAGACGACAAGGCTCATGATGTTCTTGTTGATGTAGTCATTGCAGATCCTCTCAAAAGTTGTCGAGTTAGTAAATCATTCAGTGACACAGATGAATATACACTCTTTAAATATTATACATTCCCAGTGTTCAGCTTGACAAAAATCGAAATGATGGCTCTTGCCAAAGAACAACACGTTGAGGAAATTATGAATATGACATGGTTTTGCCATAGTCCGCATAAAAACATGATACCTTGTGGAACATGCAACCCCTGTATTTATACCATGGAAGAAGGGCTTGCCCATAGGTTGCCTTATGCAAGTCGTATCAAGTCATATATCACGAAATATGTCGCAAGGCCGACAAAATCGGCAGCAAGAAGAATTATCGCTCGACTTGCATGA
- a CDS encoding ATP-grasp domain-containing protein: protein MTPGFAKKIIRNIIPYHTFIETIWEKENKYIGTEFEWKYDFGSNVKIGIIYDLAQYHRHYIAACIDLKKSYEVFEIHDTKWIGNFMKSQCQLFLVWPTIVNTLWKKLFDDRLYFLTQKLGKIIFPCYESLWLYENKSRVRDFCLINGIKIPQTEIFYRKNEALEYIERSKIPVVLKLDQAAASLGVWIVKSRSQARQMVRAIFHKGLVVRRGDPRDRRWGQVIFQEYLPNVEEWRITRVGDNFFCRFKHKKGDFHSGSGVLSWGKPDQELLDYVKIITDTHNLKSVAVDLFVQPETKEVWVNEIQAMFGERKIDDPQHQGNMGRYQFVNGQWQFEHGYFYTNACANLRLEYALESLDKRHRVSLQSSTDACARPNPQNPCSL, encoded by the coding sequence ATGACCCCAGGATTTGCAAAGAAAATTATCAGAAATATTATTCCCTATCATACTTTCATCGAAACAATATGGGAAAAAGAAAATAAATATATAGGTACGGAGTTTGAATGGAAATACGATTTTGGAAGTAATGTGAAAATTGGAATAATTTATGATCTTGCTCAGTATCACAGACACTATATTGCTGCTTGTATTGATTTGAAAAAATCATATGAAGTTTTCGAGATCCATGACACAAAATGGATTGGAAATTTTATGAAATCTCAATGTCAACTGTTCCTTGTTTGGCCTACGATTGTAAATACGCTTTGGAAGAAACTGTTTGACGATCGACTTTACTTTCTGACACAAAAGCTCGGGAAGATCATTTTTCCGTGTTATGAAAGTTTATGGCTTTATGAAAACAAGAGCCGTGTTCGGGATTTTTGTCTTATCAACGGAATCAAAATTCCTCAAACAGAAATTTTTTACAGAAAAAATGAGGCATTAGAGTACATTGAAAGATCGAAAATTCCCGTTGTATTGAAGCTTGACCAGGCTGCTGCTTCGCTTGGTGTTTGGATTGTCAAATCGCGAAGTCAGGCACGACAAATGGTTCGCGCAATTTTTCATAAAGGTTTGGTGGTGCGCAGAGGCGATCCACGCGATCGAAGGTGGGGGCAAGTGATTTTTCAGGAATATCTGCCGAATGTTGAGGAATGGCGAATCACTCGCGTAGGGGACAATTTTTTTTGCCGTTTCAAACATAAGAAAGGCGATTTCCACAGTGGATCAGGAGTATTGTCCTGGGGCAAGCCGGATCAGGAACTGTTGGATTACGTGAAAATAATCACGGATACGCACAATCTGAAAAGCGTGGCCGTGGATCTCTTCGTACAACCGGAGACGAAAGAAGTCTGGGTCAACGAGATCCAGGCCATGTTCGGTGAAAGAAAAATTGATGATCCGCAACATCAAGGCAACATGGGCAGATATCAATTCGTGAACGGGCAATGGCAATTCGAGCACGGATATTTCTATACCAATGCTTGTGCCAATCTGCGTCTGGAGTATGCCTTGGAAAGTCTGGACAAGCGTCACAGGGTCTCGCTTCAGAGTTCGACGGACGCATGCGCACGCCCGAATCCGCAAAACCCTTGTAGCCTCTGA
- a CDS encoding O-antigen ligase family protein has protein sequence MSLITVINPFYALPFFIFGHFIEPIQFFPELRTYNPSLLLGYAVLGAWILHVVFTGNFIAAKNKLVGLVLVFIAWTFICSIIGSNATWNDQMMFIRNVMPFFLFVYMVKTKRQVVIVVWVLMVMGGIAALYGLYCLKANIGVRDEGIVRVTSFMSNPNAFGKTLALLIPITMGLLLSNYMYKTKIILSGILILLITGVVITYSRTSMIAMLLCLFLTPVMYFKGKNKIIAFMVTLALVPVFYYAFPLERVKWRAHNRLMTTFQAESAAEVDLGRVESARAGWMMMLQNPIFGVGIGGFGHEYYQLAQQSDDLELVESRYGERGLSAHNLYVQVGGQLGVVGVGLYFLLIVYAYRNAIKAEKMFEKSEEGTLYALSRSLKIFIIAFMVIGVTSSGLGNKLFWIVIALVIVLRRLANDQNTKINHYETINAV, from the coding sequence GTGAGTCTGATAACCGTCATAAATCCGTTTTATGCCTTGCCATTTTTTATTTTTGGACATTTTATCGAGCCAATACAATTTTTCCCAGAACTTCGAACGTATAATCCAAGCTTATTATTGGGATATGCAGTACTCGGAGCATGGATACTGCATGTTGTTTTTACAGGGAATTTTATTGCGGCTAAGAACAAGCTTGTTGGCCTTGTACTTGTTTTTATTGCTTGGACATTTATTTGCTCTATAATCGGATCAAATGCAACATGGAATGACCAAATGATGTTCATAAGAAATGTCATGCCGTTTTTTCTTTTTGTCTACATGGTGAAGACAAAAAGGCAAGTCGTTATTGTTGTTTGGGTCTTGATGGTGATGGGAGGAATAGCTGCATTGTACGGTTTGTATTGTTTGAAAGCTAACATTGGCGTTAGAGATGAAGGAATTGTGAGAGTAACAAGTTTTATGTCAAATCCAAATGCATTTGGAAAGACACTTGCGCTTTTAATACCAATTACAATGGGGTTGTTGTTAAGTAATTATATGTATAAAACGAAAATAATTTTGTCTGGAATATTAATTTTATTGATAACTGGAGTAGTTATTACATATTCAAGGACATCAATGATTGCAATGTTGTTGTGCTTATTCTTGACACCAGTAATGTATTTCAAGGGGAAAAATAAAATTATCGCCTTTATGGTTACCTTGGCTCTTGTACCGGTGTTCTATTATGCCTTTCCTCTTGAAAGAGTAAAATGGAGGGCGCACAACAGGCTGATGACGACATTTCAGGCAGAATCAGCGGCGGAGGTTGATCTTGGCAGGGTGGAGTCAGCAAGGGCGGGGTGGATGATGATGCTCCAAAACCCCATTTTTGGCGTAGGCATAGGTGGATTCGGCCATGAGTATTATCAGCTTGCACAACAATCAGATGATCTTGAGTTGGTTGAAAGCAGATATGGAGAACGTGGTTTAAGTGCGCATAATCTCTATGTGCAGGTGGGAGGACAATTGGGGGTTGTTGGGGTCGGTTTGTATTTTTTGTTGATTGTATATGCCTATCGAAATGCTATAAAAGCAGAAAAAATGTTTGAAAAATCTGAAGAAGGCACGCTCTATGCGTTATCCCGTTCATTAAAAATATTTATAATAGCATTCATGGTAATCGGAGTTACGAGTAGCGGATTAGGAAACAAGCTGTTTTGGATTGTTATTGCTCTTGTGATAGTTCTTAGAAGGTTGGCGAATGATCAAAATACTAAAATAAATCATTATGAAACGATAAATGCTGTATAA
- a CDS encoding sugar-transfer associated ATP-grasp domain-containing protein, with protein MERIKTIANQGLKAVRQIYRIRKLFSLVEHRKIHDLAKSSDHRVVAMPRKSTFRRYLELLFIDIRWGELSILYFLQDVDLIGKKITKNYFPYSMFKSMREAKNRTKPYDYICLLQDKLLFERYFSAAGIQTVQSIGEMGPGLNCDFGPSGQGAVLDFFSQHPDYTCLFCKPRFGIKGKGAFKFEARHGKYYVNNKKAEMNELTKLVDSPYLCQPFITQHEDIDRLHPQSINTLRVITFRHGDNVNVFLTYLRIGGGGSMTDNNENARAVVGVNQDTGQLNDVGLWVTGDSISETFAHKTSNVIFSGCYIPFFSDALDLARKAHEWTPGLYSVGWDVAFTPDGVVLVEGNDDWGAIFAMWVMRDFKETFLQENSKLKVVQNNV; from the coding sequence ATGGAGAGAATTAAAACAATTGCCAATCAAGGGTTGAAGGCCGTCAGGCAGATCTATCGAATCCGCAAGCTTTTCAGTTTGGTTGAACACCGAAAGATTCACGACCTGGCAAAGTCAAGCGACCACAGGGTCGTTGCCATGCCTCGGAAGTCCACGTTTCGCAGGTATCTGGAACTCTTATTCATTGATATCCGATGGGGGGAGCTTTCCATTTTGTACTTCTTGCAGGATGTCGATTTAATTGGAAAGAAGATTACGAAAAATTATTTTCCGTATTCCATGTTCAAGTCAATGCGAGAAGCAAAAAATCGCACAAAACCATATGATTATATATGTTTATTGCAAGACAAGCTGCTGTTTGAGCGCTATTTTTCAGCTGCGGGAATCCAAACTGTTCAAAGCATCGGCGAAATGGGGCCCGGGCTCAATTGCGATTTCGGTCCGTCAGGGCAAGGGGCAGTATTGGACTTTTTTTCTCAACATCCTGACTATACATGTCTATTTTGTAAGCCACGTTTTGGAATTAAAGGCAAAGGAGCGTTCAAATTTGAAGCCAGACATGGTAAATACTATGTAAACAATAAGAAAGCAGAAATGAACGAATTAACGAAGCTTGTGGATAGTCCTTATCTATGCCAGCCATTCATTACACAACACGAAGATATTGATCGGCTTCACCCCCAATCAATCAATACACTGAGGGTCATTACGTTCAGACATGGCGACAATGTCAATGTTTTTCTGACGTATCTCAGGATTGGAGGAGGAGGCAGCATGACGGATAATAATGAAAATGCCAGAGCTGTTGTTGGAGTGAATCAGGACACCGGGCAACTTAATGATGTTGGACTATGGGTAACTGGTGATAGTATTTCGGAAACTTTTGCACACAAAACATCGAATGTAATATTTTCTGGGTGTTATATTCCATTTTTTTCTGATGCGTTGGATTTGGCCCGCAAGGCGCATGAGTGGACTCCAGGCCTGTACAGCGTCGGATGGGATGTCGCCTTTACGCCTGATGGCGTGGTATTGGTCGAAGGAAATGACGACTGGGGAGCAATCTTTGCGATGTGGGTCATGCGTGATTTTAAGGAAACATTTTTACAAGAGAATTCAAAATTAAAAGTAGTGCAAAACAATGTATAA
- a CDS encoding sulfotransferase yields MLMKINIECRSVFVKINPSPIFILGNQKSGTSAISALLASATGCTVSIDLSKEWLYKRKGYLLVKEGKWTFADFVERNKLDFSRDIVKEANLTLFYEDLVETFPQSKFVFIARDPRSNIRSILNRIKVPGHLESLERWDQKPHIAIGWEKVVNGAWLGLDGDNYISMLAQRWNLMSDVYIQNKNSIILSRYEDFLVDKIGEIKRIAGRLHLNPHYDISNKINIQYQPRGNREENLRSFYGIKNLERIEKICRNNMTLLGYCR; encoded by the coding sequence ATGCTGATGAAAATTAATATTGAATGTAGATCAGTTTTTGTTAAAATTAATCCATCTCCAATATTTATACTTGGAAACCAAAAATCGGGGACTTCCGCAATTTCAGCATTGCTTGCATCTGCAACAGGATGCACTGTAAGCATAGATCTGTCAAAAGAGTGGCTGTATAAACGTAAGGGATATTTACTTGTTAAAGAAGGTAAATGGACCTTTGCGGATTTTGTTGAGCGGAACAAACTTGATTTCTCAAGAGACATTGTCAAGGAAGCAAATTTGACATTGTTTTATGAAGATTTGGTTGAGACTTTTCCGCAATCGAAATTTGTATTTATTGCAAGGGATCCAAGGAGCAATATCAGAAGCATACTTAATAGGATCAAAGTTCCAGGGCATCTCGAGTCTCTGGAAAGATGGGATCAGAAACCGCATATCGCCATTGGTTGGGAAAAGGTTGTAAACGGTGCATGGCTTGGACTTGACGGCGACAACTATATCAGCATGCTGGCACAAAGGTGGAATTTAATGTCCGATGTTTACATTCAAAATAAAAATTCCATCATCCTTTCACGATATGAAGATTTCCTGGTTGATAAAATAGGAGAAATCAAGCGAATCGCAGGAAGATTACATCTTAATCCCCATTACGATATATCCAATAAAATTAACATACAGTACCAGCCGAGAGGGAACAGGGAAGAGAACCTGCGATCATTTTATGGTATAAAGAATCTCGAAAGAATAGAAAAAATTTGCCGAAACAATATGACTCTTCTTGGTTATTGCCGGTAA
- a CDS encoding flippase has product MYNSYIVNRIRNLYEDRKFSEIIKGATWAISAKILATIFGLATSVIIARMYGAEVFGIVAVLQSFFILTTIFTVLGTSTSILRLIPEHLTRYSPTSAFNVYRKTQYMVAGVSAVTGLILFLCSGFIAEKIFSKPHLQYYFSLASVFILFKSLMLLNQQAVRGLRLFRIFAFLQLLQQLAKLFILVPLTFFVFHPDDPIHAFLASIAITAIVGAWIMARAFRRGSAPGDIVHPMSLKDILVLSLPMLATATMMFVIGQTGVLILGMLRPDAEVGVYAVAVKLASLTSFVMTAINSMAAPKFSELYHAGKMDELFYVAQKSAKLIFWTTTPVLVALVLFGKSILQILFGFEFIVAYPALVLLVLGQFVNSIAGSTGFFMNMTDNQNTFKNIVFIAAVSNVVLNILLTPRYGIHGAAIAAMISMMTWNIATLCFMKLKFGKTTGYFPRLSINL; this is encoded by the coding sequence ATGTATAATTCTTACATTGTAAACAGAATACGTAATCTTTACGAGGACCGGAAATTCTCAGAAATAATTAAGGGGGCGACCTGGGCGATTTCGGCGAAAATTCTCGCCACGATTTTTGGCTTGGCAACTTCGGTCATCATCGCAAGAATGTATGGGGCAGAGGTTTTTGGCATTGTCGCCGTGCTGCAGTCCTTTTTTATTCTTACGACAATATTTACCGTCCTGGGAACAAGCACCTCCATTCTGCGACTGATTCCGGAACATCTGACCCGATACTCTCCGACATCGGCATTCAATGTTTACCGCAAGACCCAATACATGGTGGCCGGCGTCTCCGCGGTCACCGGCCTGATTCTGTTTCTCTGTTCAGGGTTCATAGCGGAAAAAATCTTTTCAAAACCCCATTTGCAGTACTATTTCAGTTTGGCGTCGGTGTTCATTCTTTTCAAATCACTTATGCTCCTGAACCAACAAGCGGTTCGCGGACTGCGCCTGTTCCGGATTTTCGCCTTCCTGCAGCTCCTCCAACAGCTTGCAAAACTGTTCATCCTGGTTCCTCTGACTTTTTTCGTCTTCCACCCCGACGATCCGATCCATGCGTTTCTTGCCTCGATTGCCATCACTGCCATTGTCGGGGCATGGATCATGGCGCGGGCTTTTCGGCGGGGATCCGCTCCAGGCGATATCGTTCATCCCATGTCACTGAAGGATATCCTCGTCTTATCCCTGCCCATGCTCGCGACAGCCACCATGATGTTCGTCATCGGACAGACCGGAGTCCTGATCCTGGGCATGCTCAGGCCTGATGCGGAAGTCGGCGTTTACGCCGTTGCGGTGAAGCTCGCCTCTTTGACGAGTTTTGTTATGACAGCCATCAATTCCATGGCGGCGCCCAAATTTTCCGAACTGTATCATGCGGGCAAGATGGACGAACTGTTTTATGTAGCCCAAAAATCGGCCAAGCTCATTTTTTGGACGACAACCCCGGTACTTGTTGCCTTGGTACTTTTTGGCAAGTCGATTTTACAGATATTATTCGGATTTGAATTCATCGTGGCCTATCCTGCCCTTGTGCTTCTGGTCTTGGGACAATTTGTGAATTCCATCGCGGGGTCGACAGGGTTTTTCATGAACATGACCGATAATCAAAATACATTCAAAAATATAGTATTTATTGCCGCCGTATCCAATGTGGTCTTGAATATATTGCTGACGCCTCGCTATGGAATTCATGGAGCGGCTATTGCAGCAATGATCAGTATGATGACATGGAATATCGCTACATTGTGTTTTATGAAATTAAAATTTGGAAAAACAACTGGGTATTTTCCTCGTTTGTCAATTAATTTATAA